A DNA window from Micromonospora inyonensis contains the following coding sequences:
- a CDS encoding adenosylmethionine--8-amino-7-oxononanoate transaminase — MTPEEILAGDREHVWHPYAPLPPAVPPYVVRSARGVRLCLADGRELVDGMSSWWAAIHGYRHPVLDAAVVDQLGRMSHVMFGGLTHEPAVRLAGTLVELAPPGLERVFLCDSGSVAVEVAVKMCLQYQRATGRPQRHRLGTWRGGYHGDTFHPMSVCDPEGGMHHLWADVLPRQVFAPAPPGGFDGPVDPAYEAALVDAVERHAHELAAVIVEPVVQGAGGMRFHHPHYLRVLREVTRAHGILLVFDEIATGFGRTGTMFAAEHAGIAPDVLCVGKALTGGYLSLAAALCTAEIARGISADGVLAHGPTFMGNPLACAVANASIGLLRAGDWATEVSRVERALRTGLAPLRGAVGVRDVRVLGAIGVVQLDHEVDLPAATAAAVAEGVWLRPFRDLVYTMPPYLTDDADLVRITAGIAAAVAAG, encoded by the coding sequence GTGACGCCCGAGGAGATCCTGGCGGGGGACCGGGAACACGTGTGGCACCCGTACGCGCCGCTGCCGCCGGCCGTGCCGCCGTACGTGGTCCGGAGCGCGCGGGGGGTGCGGCTGTGCCTGGCCGACGGGCGGGAGCTGGTCGACGGGATGTCGTCCTGGTGGGCGGCCATCCACGGCTACCGGCACCCGGTGCTCGACGCGGCGGTGGTCGACCAGCTCGGCCGGATGAGCCACGTGATGTTCGGCGGGCTGACCCACGAGCCGGCCGTCCGGCTGGCGGGCACCCTGGTCGAACTGGCCCCACCCGGCCTGGAACGGGTCTTCCTCTGCGACTCCGGATCGGTCGCCGTCGAGGTCGCGGTCAAGATGTGCCTGCAGTACCAGCGGGCCACCGGCCGACCGCAACGACACCGGCTCGGCACCTGGCGGGGCGGCTACCACGGGGACACCTTCCACCCGATGAGCGTCTGCGACCCGGAGGGGGGTATGCACCATCTCTGGGCCGACGTGCTGCCCCGTCAGGTCTTCGCCCCGGCCCCGCCGGGCGGCTTCGACGGCCCGGTCGACCCGGCGTACGAGGCGGCGCTGGTCGACGCGGTCGAGCGGCACGCGCACGAGCTGGCGGCGGTGATCGTCGAGCCGGTGGTGCAGGGGGCCGGCGGGATGCGTTTCCACCACCCGCACTACCTGCGGGTGCTGCGCGAGGTGACCCGCGCCCACGGGATCCTGCTCGTCTTCGACGAGATCGCCACCGGCTTCGGCCGGACCGGGACGATGTTCGCCGCCGAGCACGCCGGGATCGCCCCGGATGTGCTCTGCGTGGGCAAGGCGCTCACCGGTGGCTACCTGAGCCTGGCCGCCGCGCTCTGCACCGCCGAGATCGCCCGGGGCATCTCCGCCGACGGGGTGCTGGCGCACGGCCCGACGTTCATGGGCAACCCGCTCGCCTGTGCCGTCGCGAACGCCTCCATCGGGCTGCTGCGGGCCGGAGACTGGGCCACCGAGGTGTCCAGGGTGGAACGGGCGTTACGGACCGGTCTGGCACCGTTGCGGGGCGCGGTCGGGGTGCGGGACGTCCGGGTGCTCGGCGCGATCGGCGTGGTGCAGCTCGACCACGAGGTGGACCTGCCGGCGGCGACCGCGGCCGCGGTCGCGGAGGGGGTCTGGCTGCGGCCGTTCCGCGACCTGGTC
- a CDS encoding quinone-dependent dihydroorotate dehydrogenase: MMFERVVRPGLFRIGGGDAETAHEWTLRRLTALAGRPALLAGVRSRYAVSAPRTVFGVRFPNPVGLAAGMDKNGVALPAWPALGFGFVEVGTVTARPQPGNPRPRLFRLHDSEAVVNRMGFNNAGAGALAARLAALPRPLGVPLGISLGKSKVTPLAEAVEDYLASYRALRDHGDYFAVNVSSPNTPGLRALQDREHLDALLAALVGEKPVLVKIAPDLTEPAVAELLEVCLDRGAAGVIATNTTLARDGLAPGDRARGAETGGLSGRPLAARAREVVAFVHRETGGRLPVVGVGGIVDPDDAARMVDAGASLVQLYTGFIYRGPALVRAAVRAVARADRGAARTV, encoded by the coding sequence GTGATGTTCGAGCGGGTGGTGCGGCCGGGGCTGTTCCGGATCGGGGGCGGCGACGCCGAGACGGCGCACGAGTGGACGTTGCGGCGGCTCACCGCACTGGCCGGGCGGCCGGCCCTGCTCGCCGGGGTGCGGTCGCGGTACGCGGTGTCCGCGCCGCGCACCGTCTTCGGCGTCCGGTTCCCGAACCCGGTCGGGCTGGCCGCCGGCATGGACAAGAACGGGGTGGCGCTGCCGGCCTGGCCGGCGCTGGGCTTCGGGTTCGTCGAGGTCGGCACGGTGACCGCCCGCCCACAGCCGGGCAACCCCCGGCCCCGGTTGTTCCGGTTGCATGACAGCGAGGCGGTGGTCAACCGGATGGGCTTCAACAACGCCGGGGCCGGGGCGCTCGCCGCCCGCCTGGCCGCGCTGCCCCGCCCGCTCGGCGTACCGCTGGGCATCTCGCTCGGCAAGTCCAAGGTGACCCCGCTGGCGGAGGCGGTGGAGGACTACCTCGCCTCCTACCGGGCGCTGCGGGACCACGGCGACTACTTCGCGGTCAACGTCTCCTCGCCGAACACCCCGGGCCTGCGGGCCCTCCAGGACCGGGAGCACCTCGACGCGCTGCTCGCCGCCCTGGTGGGGGAGAAGCCCGTGCTGGTGAAGATCGCCCCGGACCTGACCGAGCCGGCCGTCGCCGAACTGCTGGAGGTGTGCCTGGACCGGGGCGCGGCCGGGGTGATCGCCACCAACACCACGCTGGCCCGCGACGGGCTGGCCCCGGGCGACCGTGCCCGGGGGGCGGAGACCGGTGGGCTCTCCGGCCGTCCGCTCGCCGCCCGGGCGCGCGAGGTGGTCGCCTTCGTGCACCGGGAGACCGGCGGCCGGCTGCCGGTGGTCGGGGTTGGCGGCATCGTCGATCCGGACGACGCGGCCCGGATGGTCGACGCGGGGGCGAGCCTGGTGCAGCTCTACACGGGCTTCATCTACCGCGGCCCGGCCCTGGTGCGCGCCGCCGTCCGGGCCGTCGCCCGGGCGGACCGCGGCGCGGCCCGGACGGTCTAG